In the Topomyia yanbarensis strain Yona2022 chromosome 3, ASM3024719v1, whole genome shotgun sequence genome, one interval contains:
- the LOC131690439 gene encoding uncharacterized protein LOC131690439 — protein sequence MVRIRSFAKGLPRPQILLLLLLQIVAESPKVDAIGDLPVSNIPIYSDGIYFEKLKPVKIQISTWTLQADYELKEFVDEITLANASVDKLIQACRELKSKFSGSCESIGNIVDLTRELNDFKSLLESFCKGNGRQKRGILRSWFGLMDDDDRDEIDGNFKKIDEQIDTQTSTVEHFFNSTNEAIAALSGNMFKLDPKKPGTIDYTREGQLLIMDILLNKILRKKELFMKLLQSSSTMSLSDDIVSPNRLLKELEKLQKILPVGFTFPVSLDLRGVIKMYPLSKVVALVDDCKMKVNILLPLCETIEYTTLKGTSVPTMEAGILKMFPLGNDVLVYNDGRNLGMVMNYAEYKSCNHLNDIALCNTHHLIKNLSSAEDCIVATFFNRTNFDSDCRVSRLQLRHQIWIQLADPNRWVYAVPNRTMIEVNYGLTTKRFVEIGGVGMLKLIRMCHVRSQDVILQYVPQLGGTVEPHTFGFQLPAVVTRDQSRIISASDNNKVILAGKNTESAVLERTHVAGIHYEQPAFSPWAIVGIVCGVFIVTFITVKVYLKMVNEKQRQQLLMARLQQQELGGQDGADLNNSFQSTGSPNTSQQAFLQATAPSHALVT from the exons ATGGTAAGAATTCGTTCATTTGCGAAGGGATTGCCTCGCCCTCAAATACTGCTGTTACTACTGCTCCAAATAGTAGCGGAGTCCCCAAAGGTGGATGCCATAGGGGATTTACCCGTCAGCAATATTCCAATCTACAGCGATGGGATCTATTTCGAGAAATTGAAGCCGGTAAAGATTCAGATCAGCACTTGGACGCTTCAAGCGGACTACGAGCTGAAGGAGTTTGTGGACGAGATTACACTCGCAAACGCTAGTGTCGATAAACTGATACAGGCCTGCCGGGAGCTGAAAAGCAAGTTTTCCGGTAGCTGTGAGAGTATCGGGAATATTGTGGATCTGACACGAGAGCTAAACGATTTTAAGAGTTTACTGGAAAGTTTTTGCAAGGGAAACGGACGTCAAAAGAGGGGTATTTTGAGATCCTGGTTTGGACTGATGGATGACGATGATAGAGATGAAATAGATGGGAATTTTAAAAAGATTGACGAGCAAATCGATACGCAGACATCGACGGTCGAACATTTCTTCAACAGTACAAATGAAGCGATTGCAGCGCTCAGCGGTAACATGTTCAAGCTGGATCCAAAGAAACCAGGCACCATCGATTACACTCGTGAAGGTCAGTTACTGATAATGGATATCTTGTTGAACAAGATACTCAGGAAAAAGGAGCTGTTTATGAAGCTTCTCCAGTCGTCCAGCACGATGTCTCTTAGCGATGACATTGTTAGTCCCAATCGCTTGTTGAAAGAGCTTGAAAAATTGCAAAAGATTCTTCCCGTGGGTTTTACCTTTCCGGTATCATTGGATCTACGAGGGGTAATAAAAATGTATCCATTGTCGAAAGTAGTGGCACTTGTTGACGACTGCAAAATGAAGGTCAACATTTTACTACCGCTATGTGAAACTATTGAATATACTACACTAAAAGGAACCAGTGTTCCGACAATGGAGGCCGGTATTCTGAAGATGTTTCCTCTTGGAAATGATGTGTTAGTTTATAACGATGGGCGCAACCTGGGGATGGTGATGAATTATGCTGAGTACAAAAGCTGTAATCACTTGAACGATATTGCGCTCTGTAAcacacatcatttgataaaaaatctcTCCTCGGCGGAAGATTGCATCGTGGCAACGTTTTTTAATAGAACTAATTTTGATTCGGATTGCCGTGTTAGTCGTCTACAGCTCAGACATCAGATTTGGATCCAGTTGGCTGATCCAAATCGTTGGGTCTATGCGGTACCAAACAGGACCATGATTGAGGTTAACTATGGTTTAACGACTAAAAGATTTGTCGAAATAGGAGGAGTTGGAATGCTCAAGTTGATTCGAATGTGTCACGTGAGATCACAG GACGTAATACTTCAATACGTACCACAATTGGGTGGTACTGTTGAGCCGCACACTTTTGGCTTCCAGTTACCGGCTGTGGTAACCCGGGATCAGTCGCGCATCATTTCCGCTAGTGACAACAATAAGGTGATCCTTGCTGGCAAAAACACCGAGAGTGCAGTTCTCGAGCGAACGCACGTCGCTGGAATACATTACGAGCAGCCAGCATTTTCCCCATGGGCTATCGTGGGTATTGTGTGTGGTGTTTTCATCGTTACCTTCATCACGGTGAAAGTTTATCTAAAAATGGTAAACGAAAAGCAGCGCCAGCAGCTGCTGATGGCACGTCTTCAACAGCAAGAATTGGGTGGACAGGATGGAGCTGATCTAAATAACAGTTTCCAGTCTACCGGTTCGCCGAATACCTCTCAGCAAGCTTTCCTGCAGGCAACCGCTCCGTCGCATGCGCTTGTTACATGA